In the Deltaproteobacteria bacterium genome, AAGCCCTGGCCCACCCTGTAACCCGCGCTCAGAACCCCATCTCCCTTTGCTGCCGCCGCCCCCGCTGATCGAGCAGGATGGCCGGGGCGTGGCTGCCCTTGCGCAGCACCGTCTGGTCCTCGCGCGCGACCACGAGGCCCTGGGCCAGCGACAGGGAGCGCAACACCCCGGAGCTCTGGGTGCCCGTGCTCGACGCGAGGAAACGTCCGTTCTGCTCGTCGAGGCGGCAGCGCACGAACTCCTTGAGCCCGCGCGCGGTCTTGATGTCGTGAGTGATCTTGGCGCGCACCACCGGCATGAAGAGGTTCTCGTGACCCATCATCCTGAGCAGCGACGGGCGCACGTAGAGGATGAACGACACCAGCGACGAGACCGGGTTGCCGGGAAGACCGAACACCGGCTTGGCGCCTTTCGCGCCGAAGGCCATCGGGTGTCCGGGGCGCTGGGCGACTCTCCAGAAACGCATGCGCACCCCGGCGTCGGCCAAGGCATCCTTGACATAGTCGTAGTCACCTACGGACACGCCGCCGGAGGTGATCAGCGCGTCGCAGGCCAGCGCGGCCCTGAAGGCTTGCGTGAGGCTCTCGCGGTCGTCCCGCACGATGCCGAAGGACTTCGGGATGGCACCGACCTCCGCCACGGCGGAGGACAGCGTGTAGCCGTTGCTGTTGACCACCTTCCCGGGCGCCGGGCGGTCCCGGACGCCGATAAGCTCATCGCCGGTGGCGATGATCGCCACCACCGGGCGCCGGTGCACGCGTACAGTCGGTCTGCCGATGGAGGCCAGGAGCCCGATATCGGGGATGCCGAGGACCCTGCCGTGCTCCAGGACCACATCACCCCTGCCGATGTCCTCTCCGGCGGGCCGGATATGACTGCCCTGACCGTCGGTGCGAGACACCACGACGCGT is a window encoding:
- a CDS encoding molybdopterin molybdotransferase MoeA gives rise to the protein MTTVNEAVDMVLDTVSPLPCERVALDEGLGRVLCEDVRSARNVPSFANSAMDGFAVRLSDVAGAAPSAPVSLEVRDAVGAGRVSRKRVLAGTAIRIMTGAPVPAGADAIVRVEYTETAGERVVVSRTDGQGSHIRPAGEDIGRGDVVLEHGRVLGIPDIGLLASIGRPTVRVHRRPVVAIIATGDELIGVRDRPAPGKVVNSNGYTLSSAVAEVGAIPKSFGIVRDDRESLTQAFRAALACDALITSGGVSVGDYDYVKDALADAGVRMRFWRVAQRPGHPMAFGAKGAKPVFGLPGNPVSSLVSFILYVRPSLLRMMGHENLFMPVVRAKITHDIKTARGLKEFVRCRLDEQNGRFLASSTGTQSSGVLRSLSLAQGLVVAREDQTVLRKGSHAPAILLDQRGRRQQREMGF